A genomic stretch from Vanrija pseudolonga chromosome 6, complete sequence includes:
- the kap123 gene encoding putative importin subunit beta-4, with protein MDPAYVANLHQLLEATTAPDTNVIKQATAQLNTQFFKSPDCIPALYEISATSPNQAVRQLAAVELRKRIGFTNGKLWKKTPEPVRQQIKQNILVRLTQEPTTIVRHSLARAVSSIADIELTVQPPQWPELMPGLYQATQSGDKTHRETSIFVLYSLLDTVVESFESQVKTLFELFAKTLHDHESGEVRMTTVRALAKVAEYISVEDKHDIKAFQELIVPMLNVLQQAIADGDDEAVKHGYDVFETLLIIDTPLVSKHVAELVQFFLGVAANRDVDEDMRCGALNVLSWTVRYKKSKVQALGLAKPIIEGLLPIGCEEDPEDVDEDSPSRLAFRCLDTLSQSLPPQQVFPVLSQQLQVYMAGEAPMRKSALMAFGVSVEGCSEYIRPHVDQLWPVIEGGLRDGDVTVRKAACIALSCLCEWLSEECATRHATIVPILFDLIVDPSTQKNACTCLDSYLEILGDDIVNYLPLLMERLLILLENGPVPVKITVTGAIGSAAHASKDKFRPYFEQTIKRLVPFITLSGTEDESDLRGVATDTIGTIAEAVGADLFRPYFQDMMKAAFEALTMDNTRLRESSFIFFGVMAQVFESEFAAYLPTCVPALVASLQQSEADEFIEEGEEDRATTARAAAEAFATGAGSSKDGDEEDLLEEETDLEALEQMFAKVNSAVAIEKEVAVDTIGELFNATKGAFLPYLEETMQVLIEQLDHYYEGIRKAAVSALFQYIKTFYDLSNPTEWIQGAHVKVPFHADVKKLVDHILPNILEGWKSEDDKSVVIVLCSELADTMNKCGPALVEGRLDEIATSAIEILEKKSLCQLDPDGDDEAAGVDADSSEYESALVSNAADVFGAMATVLGPDFAQAFGQVLPLIANYTQPKRISSERSMAIGSLGEIIVGLKSGVTSFTQPLLEIISRGLQDEAPEVRSDSAFAAGVLIQNSDTDLSGHYGALLSVLQPFFTPPEHSAPTVYNARDNAAGAVARMVVKNPSVLPLDQVVAALVSVMPLQFDPLENRAVYAAIFSLFRSNAAILEPHLDQLLQAFAYNLSAEHEDDTTDETKAELRALVEHLKATVPDKVAAVGL; from the exons ATGGAC CCCGCTTACGTCGCAAACCTGCACCAGTTGCTCGAGGCTACCACGGCGCCTGACACCAACGTGATCAAGCAG GCCACTGCCCAGCTCAACACTCAGTTCTTCAAGTCGCCAGACTGTATCCCTGCCCTCTATGAAATTTCGGCGACTAGCCCCAACCAGGCC GTCcgtcagctcgccgctgtcgagcTGAGGAAGCGGATAGGCTTCACCAACGGCAAGCTCTGGAAGAAGACGCCCGAGCCTGTCCGTCAGCAGATCAAGCAGAACATTCTTGTCCGCCTCACCCAGGAGCCTAC CACCATTGTCCGCCACTCGCTTGCtcgcgccgtctcgtccaTTGCCGACATTGAGCTCACTGTCCAGCCTCCCCAGTGGCCCGAGCTCATGCCCGGTCTGTACCAGGCTACCCAGTCGGGTGACAAGACCCACCGTGAGACCTCGATCTTCGTCCTCTACTCGCTCCTCGACACCGTTGTCGAGTCGTTCGAGTCGCAGGTCAAGACCCTCTTCGAGCTCTTCGCCAAGACCCTCCACGACCACGAGTCTGGCGAGGTCCGCATGACCACTGTCCGTGCCCttgccaaggtcgccgagtaCATTAgcgtcgaggacaagcaCGACATCAAGGCCTTCCAGGAGCTTATTGTCCCCATGCTCAACGTTCTCCAGCAGGCCATTGccgacggtgacgacgaggctgTCAAGCACGGTTACGACGTCTTCGAGaccctcctcatcatcgacaCCCCCCTTGTCTCCAAGCACGTTGCCGAGCTTGTCCAGTTCTTCCTTGGCGTTGCTGCGAACCGTGACGTTGACGAGGACATGCGCTGCGGTGCTCTCAACGTCCTCTCGTGGACTGTCCGTTACAAGAAGTCCAAGGTTCAGGCTCTCGGCCTTGCCAAGCCCATCATTGAGGGCCTCCTGCCTATCGGCTGCGAGGAGGACCCCGAGGATGTTGACGAGGACTCTCCTTCGCGCCTCGCCTTCCGCTGCCTCGACACGCTCTCCCAGTCGCTCCCCCCTCAGCAGGTCTTCCCCGTCCTTTCGCAGCAGCTCCAGGTCTACATGGCCGGCGAGGCTCCCATGCGCAAGTCGGCGCTCATGGCCTTTGGTGTTTCGGTTGAGGGCTGCTCCGAGTACATTCGCCCCCACGTTGACCAGCTCTGGCCCGTTATCGAGGGTGGTCTCCGGGACGGCGACGTCACTGTCCGCAAGGCTGCCTGCATTGCCCTCTCTTGCCTCTGCGAGTGGCTCTCGGAGGAgtgcgccacgcgccacgccaccaTCGTCCCCATCCTCTTCGACCTCATTGTCGACCCCTCGACCCAGAAGAATGCCTGCACGTGCTTAGACTCGTACCTCGAGATTCTCGGTGACGACATTGTCAACTACCTCCCTCTCCTCATGGAGCgtctcctcatcctccttgAGAACGGCCCCGTCCCCGTCAAGATCACCGTTACCGGTGCCATTGGCTCGGCTGCCCACGCCTCCAAGGACAAGTTCCGCCCCTACTTCGAGCAGACGATCAAGCGCCTCGTTCCTTTCATTACCCTCTCGGGTaccgaggacgagagcgacCTTCGTGGCGTTGCCACCGACACCATCGGCACCATTGCCGAGGCTGTCGGTGCCGACCTCTTCCGTCCCTACTTCCAGGACATGATGAAGGCTGCCTTTGAGGCCCTCACCATGGACAACACTCGCCTCCGCGAGTCGTCGTTCATCTTCTTTGGCGTCATGGCCCAGGTCTTCGAGTCCGAGTTTGCCGCCTACCTCCCCACCTGTGTTCCCGCCCTTGTTGCTTCGCTTCAGCagagcgaggccgacgagttcattgaggagggtgaggaggaccgcgccaccaccgcccgtgccgctgccgaggcctTCGCTACCGGCGCTGGCTCGTCCAAGgacggtgacgaggaggacctccttgaggaggagaccgacctcgaggcgctcgagcagaTGTTCGCCAAGGTCAACTCGGCTGTCGCCATCGAGAAGGAGGTTGCCGTCGACACCATTGGCGAGCTCTTCAACGCCACTAAGGGTGCCTTCCTCCCCTACCTCGAGGAGACCATGCAGGTCCTgatcgagcagctcgaccacTACTACGAGGGTATCCGCAAGGCTGCCGTCTCTGCTCTGTTCCAGTACATCAAGACCTTCTACGACCTCTCGAACCCTACCGAGTGGATCCAGGGTGCCCACGTCAAGGTCCCCTtccacgccgacgtcaagaAGCTCGTTGACCACATTCTCCCCAACATCCTCGAGGGCTGGAAgtccgaggacgacaa GTCTGTTGTCATCGTTCTCTGCTcggagctcgccgacacgATGAACAAGTGTGGCCCCGCTCTTGTTGAGGGCCGCCTTGACGAGATTGCCACCTCGGCCATTGAGATCCTCGAGAAGAAGTCGCTCTGCCAGCTTGACCCTGatggagacgacgaggctgccggtgtcgacgccgactcgtccGAGTACGAGTCTGCGCTCGTCTCGAACGCTGCCGACGTTTTCGGTGCCATGGCTACTGTCCTCGGCCCCGACTTCGCCCAGGCTTTCGGCCAGGTCCTTCCTCTGATTGCCAACTACACCCAGCCCAAGCGCATCTCGAGCGAGCGCTCGATGGCCATTGGCTCTCTTGGCGAGATCATTGTTGGCCTCAAGAGCGGTGTCACCTCGTTCACCCAGCCCCTCCTTGAGATCATCTCGCGTGGTCTGCAAGACGAGGCTCCCGAGGTCCGCTCCGACTCTGCCTTTGCGGCTGGTGTCCTGATCCAGAACTCGGACACGGACCTCTCTGGCCACTACGGTGCCCTCCTCTCGGTGCTCCAGCCCTTCTTCACTCCTCCTGAGCACTCTGCTCCCACCGTCTACAACGCCCGCGACAACGCTGCCGGTGCCGTGGCACGGATGGTTGTCAAGAACCCCTCGGTTCTTCCCCTGGACCAGGTTGTTGCTGCCCTCGTCTCGGTCATGCCTCTCCA
- the Ap3s1 gene encoding AP-3 complex subunit sigma-1, translating into MIHAVLIFNTHGKPRLSKFFTAIPPLRQQALISQIFSFISDRPAGVCNFLDVPELVFPSASSGAVTPNGNGKGKAAARSDDDDTRIIYRHYATLYFVFVVDGAESELGILDLIQVFVESLDRAFENVCELDLIFHFDEVQHVLGEIIQGGLVLETNINEISLCAQASQRNRKASAASANPLLPSLLVAPGAGRGRGSAADGPRRWLSSIGV; encoded by the exons ATGATCCACGCAGTACTCATCTTCAATACGCACG gcAAACCGCGGCTGTCCAAGTTCTTCACGGCGATCCCTCCACTGCGGCAACAGGCCCTCATCTCCCAGATCTTCTCGTTCATTTCggaccggccggccggcgtgtGCAACTTTCTCGACGTCCCCGAGCTTGTTTTCCcctccgcgtcctcgggggCCGTCACACCCAACGGTaacggcaagggcaaggccgctgcgcggagtgacgacgacgacacgagaATCATCTACCGCCACTACGCGACACTGTACTTTGT CTTCGTGGTCGATGGGGCTGAGAGCGAACTCGGTATCCTCGACTTGATACAGGTGTTTGTCGAGTCGCTTGACCGCGCGTTCGAGAACGTATGCGAGCTCGACTTGATCTTCCACttcgacgag GTGCAGCACGTGCTCGGGGAGATCATTCAGGGcgggctcgtcctcgagacGAACATTAACGAGATCAGCCTGTGTG cccaagcgtCACAACGTAACCGCAaggcgtcggccgcgagcgcaaATCCCTTGCTGCCATCACTGCTTGTCGCACCGGGTGCAGGCAGAGGCCGTGGATCGGCGGCGGACGGACCACGGCGGTGGCTCTCATCCATCGGCGTCTAG
- the pch1 gene encoding Cyclin pch1, translated as MLPLRRAHQQWLFDPAALDQTPSREDGIDRERELRGRREAIMVVRSLAMRTAVVQAGAVASSANATAAKLADAAGRPPPPKVEPDVEVEVTKGKGTVTVAAVLVHRFFMRRSLKDFEPRLIAPTILFLASKIEEGAIKLRYIINACLAKFEPGAKFYEPVEDVPETHNAGPEYRRWEKEVLAMEEVVLEALCFDMVVEQPWPVLRRSIRGLDKFWADELASGDAMDVDSSEPAPKSEATEAVVTELGWVLLNEGFLSPLGVLYRPETLAMATFALVIALVDEVPLSEAIATAAELGARFGLDVVFDAEAGATGENLAGVKDAVRQYIQYCNDGLIDKNLVQYVLPEPDTPRTYQRRFKDPLPEPPAANATNGSTTANGWRAKVNGLVHSAAPIAPIL; from the exons ATGCTGCCactgcgccgagcgcaccAACAGTGGCTCTTTGACCCAGCAGCGCTCGATCAGACGCCGTCTCGCGAAGACGGCatcgaccgcgagcgcgaacTGCGAGGGCGCCGCGAGGCTATCATGGTCGTTCGCAGCCTGGCGATGAGAACCGCTGTGGTGCAGGCAGGCGCAGTAGCATCATCGGCAAACGCGACTGCTGCCAAGTTGGCAGATGCGGCAGG GCGTCCCCCACCTCCCAAAGTCGAGCctgacgtcgaggtcgaagtgaccaagggcaagggcaccgtgactgtcgccgccgtgctggtCCACCGCTTCTTCATGCGTCGTTCCCTCAAGGACTTTGAGCCAAGA CTCATTGCCCCGAccatcctcttcctcgcgtcCAAGATTGAGGAGGGGGCCATCAAGCTGCGATACATTATCAACGCGTGCCTGGCAAAGTTTGAGCCTGGGGCCAAGTTCTACGAGCCGGTAGAGGATGTGCCAGAG ACGCACAACGCTGGGCCAGAGTACAGGCGGTGGGAGAAGGAGGTGCTCGCGATggaggaggtcgtcctcgaggcgctgtgCTTCGACATGGTTGTCGAGCAGCCGTGGCCCGTGTTACGGCGGAGTATTCGCGGTCTGGACAAGTTCTGGGCCGATGAGCTGGCGTCAGGGGACGCTATGGAcgtcgactcgagcgagccggccccgaagagcgaggcgaccgaggctGTCGTCACGGAGCTGGGCTGGGTACTCCTCAACGAGGGCTTCTTGTCACCGCTCGGAGTCCTCTACCGGCCAGAAACATTAGCAATGGCGACTTTTGCCCTCGTCATCGCCTTGGTCGATGAGGTCCCATTATCAGAGGCCATTGCGACGGCTGCGGAACTCGGCGCGCGATTCGGCCTTGATGTCGTgttcgacgccgaggccggaGCCACTGGGGAAAACTTGGCAGGAGTCAAGG ACGCTGTCCGCCAGTACATCCAGTACTGCAACGACGGCCTCATTGACAAGAACCTCGTCCAATATGTCCTT CCTGAACCTGACACCCCTCGCACTTATCAACGCCGGTTCAAGGACCCCCTGCCCGAACCCCCAGCGGCTAACGCGACCAACGGCAGCACTACAGCCAACGGCTGGCGCGCCAAGGTGAATGGGTTGGTGCACTCCGCTGCCCCTATCGCACCTATATTGTAG
- the GRS1 gene encoding Glycine--tRNA ligase 1, mitochondrial, whose amino-acid sequence MPIGTFSSSWTRKLAPLACRFTHLTPTAPLFAHRTTSTLASKTMTTVPSSVNKSAHEFDKGNLDAVLARRFFYAPAFEIYGGVAGLYDYGPTGSSLQANILDAWRKHYIIEEDMLELDTTIMTLDEVLKTSGHVAKFADWMVKDTKNGEIYRADHLVEAVIEARLKGDKEARGIQHVEVEETDEKKKKKKKNVKATAIKLDDNTVAEYEFLLAQIDNYTGPELGELIRKHKITNPTTGNDLTDPVEFNLMFESNIGPTGAIKGYLRPETAQGHFVNFARLLEFNNGRVPFASAQIGKSFRNEIAPRQGLLRVREFTMAEIEHYVDPLDKKHARFNEVKDVVLTLLPKEVQQEGRTDLTQMTTGDAVAKGVVDNETLGYFLARTQLFLTKIGIDPKRLRCRQHMANEMAHYAADCWDFEIQSSYGWVECVGCADRSAYDLTVHSVRTKQALRVQQRLEKPIVVEKLDVQFEAKPFGIKFKKDAATIKDTLLGLPKERLQCIKDDFASKGSSSVKCTDGKDYEITPDLVRIEPLTVTEHVREFTPNVIEPSFGIGRILYSLLEHSYWAREQDVARGVLSFPVLVAPIKVLIVAISNDPALTAIIHDLTRRFRKLGIASRVDDSGASIGKKYARNDELGTPFGCTVDFATAKNGTITLRERDTTSQLIGKVDDVIAVVDELVKGNINWDGASKKLEVYSGVQDVE is encoded by the exons ATGCCAATAGGCACCTTTAGCAGCTCTTGGACACGAAAGCTCGCACCTTTGGCTTGTCGTTTTACCCACCTCACCCCAACAGCACCCCTCTTTGCCCATCGCACCACATCCACACTTGCCTCCAAAACAATGACCACCGTTCCGTCGTCTGTCAACAAGTCGGCCCACGAGTTTGACAAGGGCAACCttgacgccgtgctcgcccgcCGCTTCTTCTACGCCCCCGCCTTTGAGATCTACGGCGGTGTCGCCGGCCTGTACGACTATGGACCGACCGGCTCGTCGCTCCAGGCCAACATCCTCGACGCATGGCGTAAGCACTACATTATCGAGGAGGAcatgctcgagctcgacacgactATTATGACTCTTGACGAGGTGCTCAAGACCTCGGGCCACGTTGCCAA GTTCGCCGACTGGATGGTCAAGGACACCAAGAACGGCGAGATCTACCGTgccgaccacctcgtcgaggccgtgaTTGAGGCCCGCCTCAAGGGTGACAAGGAGGCTCGCGGCATCCAGCacgtcgaggttgaggagacggacgagaagaagaagaagaagaaaaaGAATGTCAAGGCGACTGCcatcaagctcgacgacaacactGTTGCCGAGTACGAGTTCCTCCTCGCTCAGATTGACAACTACACTGgccccgagctcggcgagcttaTCCGCAAGCACAAGATCACCAACCCCACCACTGGCAACGACCTGACCGACCCTGTCGAGTTCAACCTCATGTTCGAGTCGAACATTGGCCCCACCGGTGCCATCAAGGG CTACCTCCGCCCCGAGACTGCCCAGGGCCACTTTGTCAACTTCGCTCGTCTCCTCGAGTTCAACAACGGCCGTGTTCCGTTTGCCTCGGCCCAGATCGGCAAGTCGTTCCGTAACGAGATTGCGCCCCGCCAGGGCCTGCTCCGTGTCCGCGAGTTCACCATGGCCGAGATTGAGCACTACGTCGACCCATTGGACAAGAAGCACGCCCGCTTcaacgaggtcaaggacgttgtcctcaccctcctccccaagGAAGTCCAGCAGGAGGGCCGTACCGACCTCACCCAGATGACCACTGGCGACGCCGTTGCCAAGGGCGTTGTTGACAACGAGACCCTCGGCTACTTCCTCGCAAGGACGCAGCTGTTCCTTACCAAGATTGGTATCGACCCCAAGCGCCTCCGCTGCCGTCAGCACATGGCCAACGAGATGGCCCACTACGCTGCCGACTGCTGGGACTTTGAGATCCAGTCGTCGTACGGCTGGGTTGAGTGTGTTGGCTGCGCCGACCGCTCGGCTTACGACCTCACTGTCCACTCGGTCCGCACCAAGCAGGCCCTCCGTGTCCAGCAGCGTCTCGAGAAGCCCATTGTTGTCGAGAAGCTTGACGTCCAGTTCGAGGCCAAGCCCTTCGGCATCAAGTTCAAGAAGgacgccgccaccatcaaggacaccctcctcggcctccccaAGGAGCGCCTCCAGTGCATCAAGGACGACTTCGCCTCCAagggctcgtcctcggtcaagtgcaccgacggcaaggactACGAGATTACCCCCGACCTCGTCCGCATCGAGCCCCTCACTGTTACTGAGCACG TTCGCGAGTTCACCCCCAACGTCATTGAGCCCTCGTTCGGTATCGGTCGTATCCTCTActcgctcctcgagcactcGTACTGGGCTCGTGAGCAGGACGTTGCCCGCGGTGTTCTTTCGTTCCCCGTCCTTGTTGCTCCTATCAAGGTCTTGATCGTTGCCATCAGCAACGACCCTGCTCTCACCGCGATCATCCACGACCTCA CTCGTCGTTTCCGCAAGCTCGGCATTGCcagccgcgtcgacgactcgggcgcgTCCATCGGCAAGAAGTACGCCCGTAacgacgagcttggcacTCCCTTCGGCTGCACTGTCGACTTTGCCA CCGCCAAGAACGGCACCATCACCCTCCGTGAGCGCGACACGACGTCGCAGCTCatcggcaaggtcgacgacgttattgccgttgtcgacgagctcgtcaagggcAACATCAACTGGGACGGCGCGagcaagaagctcgaggtCTACAGCGGCGTCCAGGACGTCGAGTAA